Proteins co-encoded in one Coregonus clupeaformis isolate EN_2021a chromosome 17, ASM2061545v1, whole genome shotgun sequence genomic window:
- the LOC121558614 gene encoding inhibitor of Bruton tyrosine kinase isoform X1: MSVVMASPDCTPKCRSVRHADEVVAALTQGSEGRLRAFLTTHCHNAATLRDAFGRTALHLAASLGKRALLEWLLESKRADLMVKDKESGWTALHRSVFYGHIHCLMSLVKHGGILSTQDKEGLSVLDLTMKDRPAHVVFTKTDPTEVYTWGNNTNFSLGHGNQESRHHPEIVDLFARTGVYVKQVVLCKFHSVFLSQKGQVYTCGHGQGGRLGHGDEQTYLVPRMVEGLLSHHCSQVAAAKDHTVVLTEEGYVYTFGLNTFHQLGLAPPPASSHLPKQVFSKTLKGRTVIGVAAGRFHTVLWTREAVYTVGLNGGQLGYLLDPNGERCVTAPRQVSALYHKDVTITMAVASNGATLVVTEKGDIYLLADYQCKKLASRQLNIRKVLVSGGSLDHRVDPQVLNEGGGEKVAILALDEAGRVFCWRSVGGSVRQCRWAYGRQLFMSDIALSRNNMMFVTQEGEGFSGLWHGEYRKSVEKKDGSVEVCGLPEGGTVYERIRLEKLPYVHRAVSITMDSKGRNFGVLQSDPKTSLYEIPSVSRSSFSQHFRNLLEEADETDSIHDVTLQAGDRTFPAHKYLLSMRSEFFRKLLVPDGEEGDGEVRRSEDAVGCDLLVLEKVSPEMLEHALKFIYTDFCELLVQDHRPRVFGQKQNQHGPDPEQEHLISSLQDLSFHEGNLRGCSALEVYCSLTPSARGDGDKPKSKGTKPGKKGKGGKAVAGEGGRVNPVKTLQGVAKKLGMGSLSARLDGVKYENGKINVVHKKMGNKPRFNQKKCSYLCDVTLRSEDGKEFPCHKCVLCARLEYFHSMLGNPWIEATSCSALEMPTSSEILQVILEYVYTDECPTIKVTLNVEFVCNVLVVADQLLITRLKEMCEVAITENLTLKNAAELLQFSAMYNAEQLKLSCIQFIVLNMAALLESKALDILSDDVLVELSASYRRMIPAMQKRLITPYPDGPDLSVYEDEDWDSSFSSKADTELDYSCRETLLKKAKLKAKRKPRRRSDSSGGYTLSDIIQSPPAAVSVLSPSLVKSGKTNSMESLQELMTSDSEGSYMGVGSPRDLHSPVFHDRPEEERAGGGPRLKTPPSTPTTTMRNSLPAGPPKSSAPEPIPKVTASPALPLPVLALRAIMDMEASSKTQSLGATPKSPGSVGSSSKQSPLPAKLSQKQRKMIAMATKEGSAECALSKSAPVITPLKSAKAWATPVQTPPSSRAFRDLLVEEESRVRNGGPGVPGRLVAQGPPVSAVRRVTFKCTAEPPSEPERPAGPWVLGAVGSPPTASMVTFASIVEEEKQQEAALIRSREKPLALIQIEEAAIQELLHHYGALNNPDEMIVVERSVQGPIATPFWNKH, encoded by the exons ATGAGTGTGGTGATGGCATCCCCGGACTGCACGCCAAAATGCCGCTCCGTGCGGCATGCAGATGAGGTGGTGGCGGCGCTGACGCAGGGTTCAGAGGGGCGCCTGCGGGCCTTCCTCACCACCCACTGCCACAACGCGGCCACACTGAGGGACGCCTTCGGTCGCACGGCTCTGCACCTGGCCGCTTCGCTGGGCAAGAGGGCCCTGCTGGAGTGGCTGCTGGAGAGCAAGAGAGCTGACCTCATGGTGAAGGACAAGGAGTCTGGCTGGACCGCCCTGCACCGCAGCGTCTTCTACGGACACATCCACTGCCTCATGTCACTGGTTAAG CATGGTGGCATTCTCTCCACCCAGGATAAGGAGGGCCTCTCTGTCCTGGACTTAACCATGAAGGACAGACCAGCACACGTGGTGTTTACAAAGACGG ACCCCACTGAGGTTTATACTTGGGGGAACAACACCAATTTCAGTCTGGGGCACGGGAACCAGGAGAGCAGGCATCACCCGGAGATTGTGGATCTGTTCGCCCGGACCGGGGTTTACGTCAAACAG GTGGTGCTGTGTAAGTTCCACTCAGTGTTCCTTTCTCAGAAGGGGCAGGTGTATACTTGTGGACACGGGCAGGGAGGTCGGCTGGGACACGGGGACGAACAGACATATCTG GTTCCTCGGATGGTGGAGGGCCTCCTGTCCCATCACTGCTCCCAGGTGGCTGCAGCCAAGGACCACACGGTGGTGCTGACCGAGGAGGGCTACGTCTACACCTTTGGCCTCAACACCTTCCAccagctgggcctggctcccccacCCGCCTCCAGCCACCTGCCCAAACAG GTATTCTCCAAGACCCTTAAAGGCAGGACTGTGATTGGTGTAGCAGCGGGGAGATTCCACACAGTGCTGTGGACCAGGGAGGCTGTCTACACAGTGGGACTGAACGGAGGGCAGCTGG gctacctgttgGACCCCAACGGGGAGAGGTGTGTGACTGCGCCTCGCCAGGTGTCTGCCCTCTACCACAAGGATGTCACCATCACCATGGCAGTGGCCAGTAATGGGGCAACGTTGGTGGTGACAGAGAAGGGAGATATCTACCTGCTGGCTGACTATCAGTGCAAGAAGTTGGCATCCAG GCAACTGAACATCAGGAAGGTCCTTGTGAGCGGAGGCAGCCTGGACCATCGTGTGGACCCCCAGGTCCTGaacgagggagggggagagaaggtggCCATCCTGGCCCTGGATGAAGCTGGGAGG gtgTTCTGCTGGCGTTCAGTAGGCGGTTCAGTGAGACAATGCAGGTGGGCGTACGGGCGCCAGTTGTTCATGTCAGACATCGCCCTGAGCAGGAACAACATGATGTTTGTCACACAGGAAGGGGAGGGCTTCAGCGGACTGTGGCACGGAGAGTACAGGAAGAGCGTGGAGAAGAAAG ATGGGAGTGTGGAGGTGTGCGGTCTCCCTGAGGGTGGAACTGTGTACGAGCGAATCCGCTTGGAGAAGCTCCCCTATGTCCACCGTGCGGTCAGCATCACCATGGACTCCAAGGGACGCAACTTTGGAGTGCTGCAGTCGGACCCCAAAACCAG CCTGTATGAGATTCCCAGCGTATCTCgctcctccttctcccaacacTTCCGGAACCTGCTGGAGGAAGCGGACGAGACGGATAGCATTCACGACGTGACCCTGCAGGCCGGAGACCGCACCTTCCCCGCCCACAAGTACCTCCTGTCCATGAGGTCCGAGTTCTTCAGGAAGCTGCTGGTGCCAGACGGGGAGGAGGGAGACGGGGAGGTGAGGAGGAGCGAGGACGCGGTGGGTTGTGACCTGCTGGTGCTGGAGAAGGTGAGCCCTGAGATGCTGGAGCACGCCCTGAAGTTCATCTACACCGATTTCTGTGAGCTGCTGGTGCAGGACCACCGGCCACGAGTCTTCGGCCAGAAACAGAATCAACATGGCCCAGACCCGGAGCAGGAGCATCTGATCAGCAGCCTGCAGGACCTGAGCTTCCATGAGGGCAACCTGAGGGGCTGCTCGGCCCTGGAGGTGTACTGCTCGCTGACCCCCTCTGCCCGAGGGGACGGAGACAAGCCCAAAAGCAAGGGCACCAAGCCTGGGAAAAAAGGCAAGGGGGGCAAGGCCGTAgctggagaaggaggaagagtcAACCCGGTCAAGACCTTACAGGGCGTGGCCAAGAAGCTGGGCATGGGCAGTCTGTCGGCACG TTTGGATGGAGTGAAGTATGAAAACGGGAAGATCAATGTAGTACATAAGAAGATGGGCAACAAGCCACGATTCAACCAGAAAAAGTG CTCCTACCTCTGTGATGTCACTCTGAGGTCTGAGGATGGCAAGGAGTTCCCCTGTCACAAGTGTGTACTGTGTGCCAGACTCG AGTACTTCCACAGTATGCTGGGGAACCCCTGGATAGAG GCCACTTCTTGTAGTGCACTGGAGATGCCCACCAGCTCAGAGATACTGCAGGTCATCCTAGAATATGTCTACACTGACGAGTGTCCCACTATCAAAG TGACTCTGAATGTAGAGTTTGTCTGTAACGTGTTGGTGGTGGCCGATCAGCTTCTCATCACCCGACTGAAGGAGATGTGTGAAGTGGCCATTACTGAGAACC tgacACTGAAGAATGCTGCAGAGCTGCTGCAGTTTTCTGCCATGTACAACGCTGAGCAGCTCAAACTGTCCTGCATCCAGTTCATCGTGCTCAACATGGCTGCCCTGCTCGAGTCCAA AGCGCTGGATATCCTGAGCGATGACGTGCTGGTGGAGCTCTCTGCCTCCTACAGGAGGATG ATTCCGGCCATGCAGAAGCGACTGATCACGCCTTACCCAGACGGCCCGGACCTCAGTGTGTACGAGGACGAGGACTGGGACTCTTCATTCAGCTCTAAAGCTGACACTGAACTGGACTACTCCTGCAG gGAGACTCTGTTGAAGAAGGCTAAGTTGAAGGCCAAGAGAAAGCCTAGGCGACGCTCCGACAGCTCAGGGGGTTACACCCTTTCTGACATCATCCAGAGCCCACCCGCTGCAG TCTCAGTCCTCTCTCCCAGCCTGGTGAAGTCAGGAAAGACCAACTCCATGGAGTCTCTGCAGGAGCTGATGACATCTGACTCTGAGGGCAGTTACATGGGTGTGGGCAGCCCCCGAGACCTCCATTCCCCTGTGTTCCACGACAGGCCCGAGgaggagagggctggaggaggtCCCAGGCTGAAGACTCCCCCcagcacccccaccaccaccatgaggAACAGCCTTCCCGCCGGACCCCCAAAGAGTTCTGCTCCAGAGCCCATCCCCAAAGTCACAGCCAG TCCTGCTCTGCCACTTCCTGTCTTGGCCCTCAGGGCCATCATGGATATGGAGGCCAGCTCAAAGACACAAAGTCTCGGAGCCACTCCCAAAAGTCCTGGCAGTGTTGGCAGCAGCAGCAAGCAGTCCCCTCTCCCAGCCAAGCTCTCCCAGAAGCAGAGGAAGATGATCGCCATGGCAACCAAGGAGGGCAGTGCAGAGTGTGCCCTGTCCAAATCAGCACCAGTCATTACTCCCCTGAAGAGCGCGAAAGCATG ggccactCCAGTCCAGACACCCCCTTCGTCTCGGGCGTTCCGGGACCtcttggtggaggaggagagccGGGTCAGGAACGGGGGGCCAGGGGTCCCGGGAAGGCTAGTAGCTCAAGGGCCTCCAGTCTCTGCTGTCAGGAGGGTCACCTTCAAATGTACTGCTGAGCCCCCCAGCGAGCCAGAGAGACCCGCCGG CCCCTGGGTGCTGGGAGCAGTGGGCAGCCCCCCTACGGCCTCCATGGTAACCTTTGCTTCCATCGTGGAGGAGGAGAAACAGCAGGAGGCTGCACTGATCCGCAGCCGAGAGAAACCGCTGGCACTCATTcag ATTGAGGAGGCAGCGATCCAAGAGCTTTTGCATCACTACGGTGCCCTTAACAACCCTGACGAGATGATTGTGGTGGAGCGGTCTGTCCAGGGGCCCATCGCCACCCCCTTCTGGAACAAACACTGA
- the LOC121558614 gene encoding inhibitor of Bruton tyrosine kinase isoform X2 has protein sequence MSVVMASPDCTPKCRSVRHADEVVAALTQGSEGRLRAFLTTHCHNAATLRDAFGRTALHLAASLGKRALLEWLLESKRADLMVKDKESGWTALHRSVFYGHIHCLMSLVKHGGILSTQDKEGLSVLDLTMKDRPAHVVFTKTDPTEVYTWGNNTNFSLGHGNQESRHHPEIVDLFARTGVYVKQVVLCKFHSVFLSQKGQVYTCGHGQGGRLGHGDEQTYLVPRMVEGLLSHHCSQVAAAKDHTVVLTEEGYVYTFGLNTFHQLGLAPPPASSHLPKQVFSKTLKGRTVIGVAAGRFHTVLWTREAVYTVGLNGGQLGYLLDPNGERCVTAPRQVSALYHKDVTITMAVASNGATLVVTEKGDIYLLADYQCKKLASRQLNIRKVLVSGGSLDHRVDPQVLNEGGGEKVAILALDEAGRVFCWRSVGGSVRQCRWAYGRQLFMSDIALSRNNMMFVTQEGEGFSGLWHGEYRKSVEKKDGSVEVCGLPEGGTVYERIRLEKLPYVHRAVSITMDSKGRNFGVLQSDPKTSLYEIPSVSRSSFSQHFRNLLEEADETDSIHDVTLQAGDRTFPAHKYLLSMRSEFFRKLLVPDGEEGDGEVRRSEDAVGCDLLVLEKVSPEMLEHALKFIYTDFCELLVQDHRPRVFGQKQNQHGPDPEQEHLISSLQDLSFHEGNLRGCSALEVYCSLTPSARGDGDKPKSKGTKPGKKGKGGKAVAGEGGRVNPVKTLQGVAKKLGMGSLSARLDGVKYENGKINVVHKKMGNKPRFNQKKCSYLCDVTLRSEDGKEFPCHKCVLCARLEYFHSMLGNPWIEATSCSALEMPTSSEILQVILEYVYTDECPTIKVTLNVEFVCNVLVVADQLLITRLKEMCEVAITENLTLKNAAELLQFSAMYNAEQLKLSCIQFIVLNMAALLESKALDILSDDVLVELSASYRRMIPAMQKRLITPYPDGPDLSVYEDEDWDSSFSSKADTELDYSCRETLLKKAKLKAKRKPRRRSDSSGGYTLSDIIQSPPAAVSVLSPSLVKSGKTNSMESLQELMTSDSEGSYMGVGSPRDLHSPVFHDRPEEERAGGGPRLKTPPSTPTTTMRNSLPAGPPKSSAPEPIPKVTARAIMDMEASSKTQSLGATPKSPGSVGSSSKQSPLPAKLSQKQRKMIAMATKEGSAECALSKSAPVITPLKSAKAWATPVQTPPSSRAFRDLLVEEESRVRNGGPGVPGRLVAQGPPVSAVRRVTFKCTAEPPSEPERPAGPWVLGAVGSPPTASMVTFASIVEEEKQQEAALIRSREKPLALIQIEEAAIQELLHHYGALNNPDEMIVVERSVQGPIATPFWNKH, from the exons ATGAGTGTGGTGATGGCATCCCCGGACTGCACGCCAAAATGCCGCTCCGTGCGGCATGCAGATGAGGTGGTGGCGGCGCTGACGCAGGGTTCAGAGGGGCGCCTGCGGGCCTTCCTCACCACCCACTGCCACAACGCGGCCACACTGAGGGACGCCTTCGGTCGCACGGCTCTGCACCTGGCCGCTTCGCTGGGCAAGAGGGCCCTGCTGGAGTGGCTGCTGGAGAGCAAGAGAGCTGACCTCATGGTGAAGGACAAGGAGTCTGGCTGGACCGCCCTGCACCGCAGCGTCTTCTACGGACACATCCACTGCCTCATGTCACTGGTTAAG CATGGTGGCATTCTCTCCACCCAGGATAAGGAGGGCCTCTCTGTCCTGGACTTAACCATGAAGGACAGACCAGCACACGTGGTGTTTACAAAGACGG ACCCCACTGAGGTTTATACTTGGGGGAACAACACCAATTTCAGTCTGGGGCACGGGAACCAGGAGAGCAGGCATCACCCGGAGATTGTGGATCTGTTCGCCCGGACCGGGGTTTACGTCAAACAG GTGGTGCTGTGTAAGTTCCACTCAGTGTTCCTTTCTCAGAAGGGGCAGGTGTATACTTGTGGACACGGGCAGGGAGGTCGGCTGGGACACGGGGACGAACAGACATATCTG GTTCCTCGGATGGTGGAGGGCCTCCTGTCCCATCACTGCTCCCAGGTGGCTGCAGCCAAGGACCACACGGTGGTGCTGACCGAGGAGGGCTACGTCTACACCTTTGGCCTCAACACCTTCCAccagctgggcctggctcccccacCCGCCTCCAGCCACCTGCCCAAACAG GTATTCTCCAAGACCCTTAAAGGCAGGACTGTGATTGGTGTAGCAGCGGGGAGATTCCACACAGTGCTGTGGACCAGGGAGGCTGTCTACACAGTGGGACTGAACGGAGGGCAGCTGG gctacctgttgGACCCCAACGGGGAGAGGTGTGTGACTGCGCCTCGCCAGGTGTCTGCCCTCTACCACAAGGATGTCACCATCACCATGGCAGTGGCCAGTAATGGGGCAACGTTGGTGGTGACAGAGAAGGGAGATATCTACCTGCTGGCTGACTATCAGTGCAAGAAGTTGGCATCCAG GCAACTGAACATCAGGAAGGTCCTTGTGAGCGGAGGCAGCCTGGACCATCGTGTGGACCCCCAGGTCCTGaacgagggagggggagagaaggtggCCATCCTGGCCCTGGATGAAGCTGGGAGG gtgTTCTGCTGGCGTTCAGTAGGCGGTTCAGTGAGACAATGCAGGTGGGCGTACGGGCGCCAGTTGTTCATGTCAGACATCGCCCTGAGCAGGAACAACATGATGTTTGTCACACAGGAAGGGGAGGGCTTCAGCGGACTGTGGCACGGAGAGTACAGGAAGAGCGTGGAGAAGAAAG ATGGGAGTGTGGAGGTGTGCGGTCTCCCTGAGGGTGGAACTGTGTACGAGCGAATCCGCTTGGAGAAGCTCCCCTATGTCCACCGTGCGGTCAGCATCACCATGGACTCCAAGGGACGCAACTTTGGAGTGCTGCAGTCGGACCCCAAAACCAG CCTGTATGAGATTCCCAGCGTATCTCgctcctccttctcccaacacTTCCGGAACCTGCTGGAGGAAGCGGACGAGACGGATAGCATTCACGACGTGACCCTGCAGGCCGGAGACCGCACCTTCCCCGCCCACAAGTACCTCCTGTCCATGAGGTCCGAGTTCTTCAGGAAGCTGCTGGTGCCAGACGGGGAGGAGGGAGACGGGGAGGTGAGGAGGAGCGAGGACGCGGTGGGTTGTGACCTGCTGGTGCTGGAGAAGGTGAGCCCTGAGATGCTGGAGCACGCCCTGAAGTTCATCTACACCGATTTCTGTGAGCTGCTGGTGCAGGACCACCGGCCACGAGTCTTCGGCCAGAAACAGAATCAACATGGCCCAGACCCGGAGCAGGAGCATCTGATCAGCAGCCTGCAGGACCTGAGCTTCCATGAGGGCAACCTGAGGGGCTGCTCGGCCCTGGAGGTGTACTGCTCGCTGACCCCCTCTGCCCGAGGGGACGGAGACAAGCCCAAAAGCAAGGGCACCAAGCCTGGGAAAAAAGGCAAGGGGGGCAAGGCCGTAgctggagaaggaggaagagtcAACCCGGTCAAGACCTTACAGGGCGTGGCCAAGAAGCTGGGCATGGGCAGTCTGTCGGCACG TTTGGATGGAGTGAAGTATGAAAACGGGAAGATCAATGTAGTACATAAGAAGATGGGCAACAAGCCACGATTCAACCAGAAAAAGTG CTCCTACCTCTGTGATGTCACTCTGAGGTCTGAGGATGGCAAGGAGTTCCCCTGTCACAAGTGTGTACTGTGTGCCAGACTCG AGTACTTCCACAGTATGCTGGGGAACCCCTGGATAGAG GCCACTTCTTGTAGTGCACTGGAGATGCCCACCAGCTCAGAGATACTGCAGGTCATCCTAGAATATGTCTACACTGACGAGTGTCCCACTATCAAAG TGACTCTGAATGTAGAGTTTGTCTGTAACGTGTTGGTGGTGGCCGATCAGCTTCTCATCACCCGACTGAAGGAGATGTGTGAAGTGGCCATTACTGAGAACC tgacACTGAAGAATGCTGCAGAGCTGCTGCAGTTTTCTGCCATGTACAACGCTGAGCAGCTCAAACTGTCCTGCATCCAGTTCATCGTGCTCAACATGGCTGCCCTGCTCGAGTCCAA AGCGCTGGATATCCTGAGCGATGACGTGCTGGTGGAGCTCTCTGCCTCCTACAGGAGGATG ATTCCGGCCATGCAGAAGCGACTGATCACGCCTTACCCAGACGGCCCGGACCTCAGTGTGTACGAGGACGAGGACTGGGACTCTTCATTCAGCTCTAAAGCTGACACTGAACTGGACTACTCCTGCAG gGAGACTCTGTTGAAGAAGGCTAAGTTGAAGGCCAAGAGAAAGCCTAGGCGACGCTCCGACAGCTCAGGGGGTTACACCCTTTCTGACATCATCCAGAGCCCACCCGCTGCAG TCTCAGTCCTCTCTCCCAGCCTGGTGAAGTCAGGAAAGACCAACTCCATGGAGTCTCTGCAGGAGCTGATGACATCTGACTCTGAGGGCAGTTACATGGGTGTGGGCAGCCCCCGAGACCTCCATTCCCCTGTGTTCCACGACAGGCCCGAGgaggagagggctggaggaggtCCCAGGCTGAAGACTCCCCCcagcacccccaccaccaccatgaggAACAGCCTTCCCGCCGGACCCCCAAAGAGTTCTGCTCCAGAGCCCATCCCCAAAGTCACAGCCAG GGCCATCATGGATATGGAGGCCAGCTCAAAGACACAAAGTCTCGGAGCCACTCCCAAAAGTCCTGGCAGTGTTGGCAGCAGCAGCAAGCAGTCCCCTCTCCCAGCCAAGCTCTCCCAGAAGCAGAGGAAGATGATCGCCATGGCAACCAAGGAGGGCAGTGCAGAGTGTGCCCTGTCCAAATCAGCACCAGTCATTACTCCCCTGAAGAGCGCGAAAGCATG ggccactCCAGTCCAGACACCCCCTTCGTCTCGGGCGTTCCGGGACCtcttggtggaggaggagagccGGGTCAGGAACGGGGGGCCAGGGGTCCCGGGAAGGCTAGTAGCTCAAGGGCCTCCAGTCTCTGCTGTCAGGAGGGTCACCTTCAAATGTACTGCTGAGCCCCCCAGCGAGCCAGAGAGACCCGCCGG CCCCTGGGTGCTGGGAGCAGTGGGCAGCCCCCCTACGGCCTCCATGGTAACCTTTGCTTCCATCGTGGAGGAGGAGAAACAGCAGGAGGCTGCACTGATCCGCAGCCGAGAGAAACCGCTGGCACTCATTcag ATTGAGGAGGCAGCGATCCAAGAGCTTTTGCATCACTACGGTGCCCTTAACAACCCTGACGAGATGATTGTGGTGGAGCGGTCTGTCCAGGGGCCCATCGCCACCCCCTTCTGGAACAAACACTGA